A single Phragmites australis chromosome 4, lpPhrAust1.1, whole genome shotgun sequence DNA region contains:
- the LOC133915735 gene encoding ADP-ribosylation factor-like protein 2 has translation MGLLSIIRKIKRKEKEMRILMVGLDNSGKTTIVLKINGDDTSVISPTLGFNIKTIKYHKYSLNIWDVGGQKTIRSYWRNYFEQTDGLVWVVDSSDIRRLDDCRSELHNLLKEERLAGASLLVFANKQDIQGAQKPAEIAKVLNLEAMDRSRHWRIVGCSAYTGEGLLEGLDWLVQDIASRIFVLD, from the exons ATGGGGCTGCTCAGCATCATCAGGAAGATCAAGCGCAAGGAGAAGGAAATGCGCATCCTCATGGT GGGACTGGACAACTCGGGGAAGACGACAATCGTGCTCAAGATCAATGGGGATGATACGAGCGTCATCAGCCCGACCCTCGGTTTCAACATCAAGACCATCAAGTACCACAA ATACTCTTTGAACATATGGGATGTTGGAGGACAGAAGACTATCCGGTCTTATTGGAGGAATTATTTTGAGCAGACTGATGGGCTAGTTTGGGTGGTTGATAGTTCAGACATACGGAGGCTTGACGATTGCCGTTCTGAACTCCACAATCTCTTGAAAGAAGAG AGACTAGCTGGAGCTTCATTGCTGGTTTTTGCAAATAAGCAAGACATACAAGGAGCTCAAAAACCTGCTGAAATTGCTAAG GTTCTCAATTTAGAAGCGATGGACAGAAGCAGGCACTGGCGGATCGTAGGCTGCAGCGCTTACACTGGCGAGGGGCTTCTCGAGGGGTTGGACTGGCTGGTCCAGGACATCGCTTCTCGCATCTTCGTCCTAGACTGA
- the LOC133914605 gene encoding transcription factor bHLH18-like, with product MEDSTLFMQWAMNTLQDEQPAAAVDDDCGEATFPSLQALREASHAAEMVQELIAEARPTNSWSSGDGDTTDGSSVGNNSAPAATTHDIWPASPNTATRAPNRSSSGTNLPMSWNFGAASVQPGSDDMVAEAAATMSSLPGCPATRGLPDLVYGSPPTRRAGLKRAASMSVPYAQDHIIAERKRREKINQRFIELSTVIPGLKKMDKATILSDATKYIKELQEKLKDMEAGGSNGRSIENKVFAKRPCLHAAAAPDDDGSPLSASSGTPASRKQLPEIEARFSEKSVMVRIHGENGKGVAVKVLAEVEELHLSIINANVMPFTACTLMITITAKASSFYRFD from the exons ATGGAGGATTCGACTCTGTTCATGCAGTGGGCCATGAACACGCTGCAGGACGAGCAACCGGCGGCCGCCGTTGACGACGACTGCGGCGAGGCAACCTTCCCCTCGCTCCAAGCGCTCCGCGAGGCCTCACACGCAGCCGAAATGGTCCAGGAGCTGATCGCGGAAGCCCGTCCGACAAACAGCTGGAGCTCCGGCGATGGCGACACAACCGACGGCAGCAGCGTCGGCAATAACTCGGCCCCCGCGGCAACGACGCACGATATCTGGCCCGCGTCGCCGAACACGGCCACGCGCGCGCCAAACAGAAGCAGCAGCGGCACGAACCTTCCCATGAGCTGGAACTTCGGCGCCGCCTCGGTGCAGCCTGGCAGCGACGACATGGTGGCGGAGGCCGCCGCCACCATGTCGTCGCTGCCAGGCTGCCCCGCCACACGAGGTCTGCCGGACCTGGTCTACGGATCTCCGCCGACGAGGAGAGCCGGCTTAAAGAGGGCGGCATCCATGTCGGTGCCGTACGCTCAAGACCACATAATCGCGGAGCGGAAGCGGCGGGAGAAGATCAACCAGCGCTTCATCGAGCTCTCCACCGTCATTCCCGGCCTCAAGAAG ATGGACAAGGCGACAATCCTTTCTGACGCGACGAAGTACATAAAGGAgctccaagaaaagctcaaagatATGGAGGCCGGCGGCAGCAACGGCAGGAGCATCGAGAACAAGGTGTTCGCCAAGAGGCCATGCCTCCACGCCGCGGCCGCGCCAGACGACGATGGCTCCCCGTTGTCGGCGTCGTCAGGCACGCCAGCGTCGAGGAAACAGCTGCCGGAGATAGAGGCCCGGTTCTCGGAGAAGAGCGTGATGGTGAGGATCCACGGTGAGAACGGCAAGGGGGTGGCCGTGAAGGTGCTCGCCGAGGTCGAGGAGCTCCACCTCAGCATCATCAACGCCAATGTCATGCCGTTCACGGCTTGCACTCTGATGATAACCATCACGGCAAAGGCAAGTTCTTTTTACCGTTTTGACTGA